The Ensifer adhaerens genome contains a region encoding:
- a CDS encoding LemA family protein, whose translation MIGLAIAVVVILYLVFVYNGLVKARQIAEEAWSGIDVQLKRRADLIPNLIETVKGYAAHEKSTFEEVIAMRNRAQAVPAGDVEGRAQAEGALSQALGKLFALAEAYPDLKANENFAELQRSLETIEGEIQMSRRYYNGAARDLNVKVESFPSNLIANAFRFVKAGYFEITNEADRAVPQVKF comes from the coding sequence ATGATCGGTCTGGCAATCGCCGTCGTCGTGATTCTGTATCTGGTTTTCGTCTATAACGGTCTCGTCAAGGCGCGGCAGATCGCCGAGGAGGCGTGGTCCGGTATCGATGTGCAGTTGAAGCGCCGCGCCGATCTGATCCCGAACCTGATCGAAACCGTGAAGGGCTACGCCGCACACGAGAAGTCGACGTTCGAAGAGGTGATCGCCATGCGCAACCGCGCACAGGCGGTGCCAGCCGGCGACGTCGAGGGGCGGGCCCAGGCGGAAGGCGCGCTCTCCCAGGCGCTCGGCAAGCTCTTTGCGCTGGCGGAAGCTTATCCGGACCTCAAGGCCAACGAGAATTTCGCCGAGCTGCAGCGCTCGCTGGAAACGATCGAAGGCGAAATCCAGATGTCGCGCCGCTATTACAACGGTGCGGCCCGTGACTTGAACGTCAAGGTCGAGAGCTTCCCGTCCAACCTGATCGCCAACGCCTTCCGCTTCGTCAAAGCCGGCTATTTCGAGATCACCAACGAAGCCGACCGCGCGGTGCCGCAGGTCAAGTTCTGA
- a CDS encoding DUF523 domain-containing protein, with the protein MPAKILVSACLMGHAVRYDGQSKPLLHPAIDRWRAEGRLVTICPEMSAGMPVPRPPAEIAAGAVGKDVLAGKARVVEIDGGDVTEGFIQAAENALSLARQADCRFALLIDGSPSCGSGFVYDGSFSGARHPGEGVTAALLLANGVEVYSDRQIEALVARIDELEGSQ; encoded by the coding sequence ATGCCCGCAAAAATTCTCGTCAGCGCCTGCCTCATGGGCCATGCCGTCCGCTACGACGGCCAGTCGAAGCCGCTCCTGCACCCGGCGATAGACCGCTGGCGCGCGGAAGGCCGTCTCGTGACCATCTGTCCGGAAATGTCGGCCGGCATGCCGGTGCCGCGTCCGCCGGCCGAGATCGCCGCCGGCGCTGTCGGCAAGGACGTGCTCGCCGGCAAGGCGAGGGTGGTGGAGATAGACGGCGGCGACGTCACCGAGGGGTTCATACAGGCTGCCGAAAACGCTCTTTCGCTTGCCAGGCAAGCCGACTGTCGCTTCGCGCTCCTGATCGATGGCAGCCCGTCCTGCGGGTCGGGTTTCGTCTATGACGGGAGCTTTTCCGGCGCGCGCCATCCGGGTGAAGGCGTAACGGCCGCCTTGCTCCTCGCCAACGGCGTCGAAGTCTATTCTGACAGACAGATAGAGGCGCTGGTCGCGCGGATCGATGAATTGGAAGGCTCGCAATAA
- a CDS encoding DUF2007 domain-containing protein, which produces MKELIRTNDAVVLSFAESLMKDAGIASLIADQGMSILEGSLGLLPRRFLVAEEDADAARRILIDAGLEAELRP; this is translated from the coding sequence ATGAAGGAATTGATCCGTACCAACGATGCCGTCGTGCTCTCCTTTGCCGAGAGCCTGATGAAGGATGCCGGCATCGCAAGTCTCATCGCCGACCAGGGGATGAGCATTCTTGAGGGCTCGCTCGGACTCTTGCCCCGTCGCTTTCTGGTCGCCGAGGAAGACGCGGACGCGGCGCGCCGGATCCTGATCGATGCCGGGCTCGAGGCGGAGTTGCGCCCTTGA
- a CDS encoding tRNA1(Val) (adenine(37)-N6)-methyltransferase — MPAATETVDAFHRGKFHVVQPLGQGHRSGMDAMLLASLVASDRPCRVADLGAGAGAAGMAVASRIDDAEVVLVERSPVMAEFARRSLALAENARFSSRVSVVEADVSLTGKARVATGLADDSFDHVIMNPPFNDASDRKTPDALKAEAHAMSDGLFEIWVKTAGAIMKPGGQLSLIARPESIAEIIAACGRRFGGIEITALHPRVGENAVRILVTAIKQSRKRLVFRAPLVMHEEGHRFADHVDDLNNGRAAYRRR; from the coding sequence ATGCCGGCTGCGACCGAAACCGTCGATGCATTTCACCGCGGCAAGTTCCATGTCGTCCAGCCACTCGGCCAGGGGCATCGCTCCGGCATGGACGCCATGCTGCTTGCGTCGCTCGTTGCATCGGATCGTCCCTGCCGGGTCGCCGATCTCGGTGCGGGCGCGGGTGCAGCCGGCATGGCCGTCGCCTCGCGGATCGACGATGCGGAAGTGGTGCTGGTGGAGCGCTCGCCCGTTATGGCGGAGTTTGCCCGCCGCAGCCTGGCGCTTGCCGAAAACGCCCGTTTTTCCTCGCGCGTCTCGGTCGTTGAGGCCGACGTTTCACTGACCGGCAAGGCGCGTGTCGCGACGGGTCTGGCGGATGACAGCTTCGATCATGTGATCATGAACCCACCCTTCAACGATGCCTCGGACCGCAAGACTCCGGATGCGCTCAAGGCCGAGGCCCATGCGATGAGCGACGGGCTGTTCGAGATCTGGGTGAAGACGGCGGGCGCGATCATGAAGCCCGGCGGGCAACTGTCGTTGATCGCTCGGCCGGAATCGATCGCCGAGATCATCGCCGCTTGCGGCCGCCGCTTTGGCGGCATCGAGATCACGGCGCTGCATCCGCGGGTCGGTGAAAACGCCGTGCGCATCCTGGTGACGGCGATCAAGCAGAGCCGCAAGCGGCTAGTCTTCCGCGCCCCGCTCGTCATGCACGAGGAGGGGCATCGCTTCGCAGACCATGTCGACGACCTCAACAATGGCCGCGCCGCCTATCGCCGCCGCTGA
- a CDS encoding AAA family ATPase: MSVEPSGLVVHINGWPGTGKLTIARHLAERLGARLADNHTLINPAEALFARSDPLYRSLRSAVRQSVFEHLERAAAERSFIFTDALSDDATDTRAFEDCAALAQKRGARFVAVVIDCDVEENLKRLTRAGRSKLHKLTDPEVLLGLRRAHRLLRGRSDRLIEIDVTTLGADEAAAAIAARIAEPSTVR, encoded by the coding sequence TTGAGCGTAGAACCGTCCGGCCTTGTCGTTCACATCAACGGCTGGCCGGGTACCGGTAAGCTGACGATCGCGCGCCATCTTGCTGAAAGGCTGGGCGCGCGGCTCGCCGACAATCACACGCTGATCAATCCGGCCGAGGCACTGTTTGCGCGCAGTGACCCGCTTTATCGCTCGCTTCGATCGGCGGTCCGCCAAAGCGTGTTCGAGCACCTGGAAAGGGCGGCAGCCGAACGGTCGTTCATCTTCACCGATGCGCTCTCGGACGATGCCACCGACACGCGTGCCTTCGAGGACTGCGCCGCACTCGCGCAAAAACGCGGCGCTCGCTTCGTTGCGGTCGTGATCGATTGCGACGTCGAGGAAAATCTCAAGCGCCTGACACGCGCCGGCCGGAGCAAGCTGCACAAGCTGACCGATCCGGAAGTTCTTCTGGGATTGCGGCGCGCGCACCGGCTGCTGCGCGGCAGAAGCGACCGATTGATTGAAATCGATGTGACGACGCTCGGCGCTGATGAGGCGGCAGCGGCGATCGCGGCGCGGATCGCTGAACCTTCGACTGTCAGATGA
- a CDS encoding S49 family peptidase: MKAFLRRLLPKRFRKEGVTIPVVRLHGAIMAGGGQFRPALNLATAAPLLEKAFAIKEAPAVAISVNSPGGSPVQSRLIYQRIRDLAQEKKKRVLIFVEDVAASGGYMIALAGDEIIADPTSIVGSIGVVSGGFGFPELLKKIGVERRVYTAGENKVMLDPFQPEKENDIAFLKNLQLDIHDTFIQMVKARRGQLLADDPDIFSGLFWTGRRGLELGIIDSLGDLRGEVKKRYGDKARLELIQPVRSLFGRRQSGAAIAGALVEPMAASAAAGLAEAIEERALWARFGL; encoded by the coding sequence ATGAAGGCGTTCCTGAGACGGTTGTTGCCCAAGCGTTTTCGCAAGGAAGGCGTGACGATCCCCGTCGTCCGGCTCCACGGCGCGATCATGGCCGGCGGCGGTCAGTTCCGGCCGGCGCTCAACCTGGCGACAGCGGCCCCGCTTCTCGAAAAGGCCTTCGCAATCAAGGAGGCGCCTGCTGTCGCGATCTCCGTCAATTCGCCTGGCGGCTCCCCTGTGCAGTCGCGATTGATCTACCAACGCATCCGCGATCTCGCCCAGGAGAAGAAAAAGCGTGTGCTGATCTTCGTCGAGGACGTCGCCGCATCCGGCGGCTATATGATCGCGCTTGCCGGCGACGAGATCATTGCCGACCCGACGTCGATCGTCGGCTCGATCGGCGTTGTCTCCGGCGGGTTCGGTTTTCCGGAACTCCTGAAGAAGATCGGCGTCGAGCGGCGTGTCTATACCGCTGGCGAAAACAAGGTGATGCTCGATCCGTTCCAGCCGGAAAAGGAAAACGACATCGCGTTCCTGAAGAACCTGCAGCTCGATATCCACGATACCTTCATCCAGATGGTCAAGGCCCGTCGCGGCCAGCTGCTCGCCGACGATCCGGATATCTTCTCCGGCCTTTTCTGGACCGGCCGGCGCGGGCTGGAGCTCGGCATCATCGATAGTCTCGGCGATCTGCGCGGCGAGGTGAAGAAGCGCTATGGCGACAAGGCGCGGCTCGAGCTCATCCAGCCGGTGCGCAGCCTTTTTGGCCGCCGGCAGAGCGGCGCGGCCATTGCCGGTGCTCTGGTCGAGCCAATGGCCGCTTCCGCAGCGGCGGGACTTGCCGAAGCCATCGAGGAAAGGGCATTGTGGGCGCGGTTCGGGCTTTGA
- a CDS encoding DUF2207 domain-containing protein: protein MVRFAAAFAVLVFLLATAGVGRAEEVFSAYRSVIDVAKDGTMTVTETITATVEGNKIRRGIYRDMPLTFTDAKGKRSKVDFKLLSVERDGEEEPYRTETINGGIRIYTGSAEVFLERGEHTFQFTYETGRQIRFFDDHDELYWNVTGTEWDFPIDEASATVTLPEGVRAEALDYFTGGYGATGKDARASRDGSEIFFATTRRLDPREGLTIAIKMPKGSIDRPTSSQENAWWLHDHLALVIAGAGLAVVLLYYSQAWLRAGRDPDRGVMVPRWDPPEGISPALVNYIDNRGFSGEGWTALSAAALNLAVKGHVVLEDLKNAIVIAATGKKPDEKLPTGEAAVMKAVDAAGGKLTIDPAHGTRVQATGADFRNAMEREHRGKYYHANSGYIVAGVILSVLAVAAVFLFGDLSEDSLPLVIVPVFIAFFVSILAVSFGKSLRRERSLMSRIMSIVVVAFIGFVAFTIFSTILAAVFYSAAETDELPLLFVIGAIVLVNVLFFFLMGAPTPLGTRMMDGIDGLRQYMTLAEKDRMNMQGAPEMSPRHFETLLPYAVALGVEKPWTETFDRWLLAAAAGAAAAAAYQPGWYHGDGFGSSTFGDRIGGFAGSMADTMTSSLPPPPKSSSSGFSSGGGFSGGGGGGGGGGGW from the coding sequence ATGGTCCGTTTCGCTGCCGCATTTGCCGTTCTGGTGTTTTTGCTGGCAACGGCAGGCGTCGGTCGGGCGGAGGAGGTCTTCTCCGCCTATCGCTCCGTCATCGATGTCGCCAAGGACGGCACGATGACGGTGACCGAGACGATCACGGCGACGGTCGAGGGCAACAAGATCCGCCGAGGTATCTATCGCGATATGCCTTTGACCTTCACCGACGCGAAGGGCAAGCGCAGCAAGGTCGATTTCAAGCTGCTCTCGGTCGAGCGTGACGGTGAGGAGGAGCCCTATCGCACCGAGACGATCAACGGCGGCATCCGCATCTACACCGGTTCGGCCGAGGTCTTTCTGGAGCGGGGGGAGCATACCTTCCAGTTCACCTACGAGACTGGCCGGCAGATCCGCTTCTTTGACGATCACGACGAACTCTACTGGAACGTCACCGGTACGGAGTGGGATTTCCCGATCGACGAGGCGAGTGCGACCGTGACGCTGCCGGAAGGCGTAAGGGCCGAAGCGCTCGATTACTTCACTGGCGGCTATGGCGCGACCGGCAAGGATGCGCGCGCATCCAGGGACGGCAGCGAAATCTTCTTTGCCACCACCCGACGTCTCGATCCGCGCGAAGGGCTGACGATCGCCATCAAGATGCCGAAGGGCAGCATCGACAGGCCCACCTCCAGCCAGGAAAATGCCTGGTGGCTGCACGACCATCTGGCGCTCGTCATCGCCGGTGCCGGCCTTGCCGTCGTCCTGCTTTACTATAGCCAGGCCTGGCTCAGGGCCGGGCGTGACCCGGACCGCGGCGTCATGGTGCCGCGCTGGGATCCGCCGGAGGGCATCTCACCGGCGCTGGTCAATTACATCGACAACAGGGGCTTTTCCGGCGAGGGCTGGACCGCGTTGTCGGCGGCAGCACTCAATCTCGCGGTCAAGGGCCACGTGGTTCTCGAAGACCTGAAGAACGCCATCGTCATTGCCGCCACCGGCAAGAAACCCGACGAAAAGCTGCCGACCGGCGAGGCGGCCGTGATGAAGGCGGTCGATGCCGCTGGCGGCAAGCTCACCATCGACCCCGCCCACGGCACACGGGTGCAGGCGACCGGCGCCGATTTCCGCAACGCCATGGAGCGCGAGCATCGCGGCAAGTACTACCACGCCAACAGCGGTTACATCGTCGCCGGTGTCATCCTTTCGGTGTTGGCGGTTGCGGCCGTGTTCCTGTTCGGGGATCTCAGCGAGGACAGCCTGCCGCTGGTGATCGTTCCTGTTTTCATCGCCTTCTTCGTCTCGATCCTCGCCGTCTCCTTCGGCAAGTCGCTTCGCCGCGAAAGGAGCCTGATGAGTCGGATCATGTCGATCGTCGTGGTCGCCTTCATCGGCTTCGTCGCCTTCACCATCTTCTCGACCATCCTTGCGGCCGTCTTCTATTCGGCAGCCGAAACCGACGAACTGCCGCTGCTCTTCGTGATCGGCGCGATCGTGCTCGTCAACGTGCTGTTCTTCTTCCTGATGGGTGCGCCGACGCCGCTCGGAACGCGGATGATGGATGGCATCGACGGGCTCAGGCAATACATGACGCTCGCCGAGAAAGACCGGATGAACATGCAAGGCGCGCCCGAAATGTCGCCCCGGCATTTCGAGACGCTGCTCCCTTACGCCGTGGCGCTTGGCGTCGAGAAGCCCTGGACCGAGACCTTCGATCGTTGGCTGCTTGCCGCGGCGGCTGGGGCGGCTGCGGCCGCTGCATATCAGCCGGGCTGGTATCACGGTGACGGCTTCGGCTCGAGCACCTTCGGCGATCGCATCGGCGGTTTTGCCGGATCCATGGCCGACACGATGACGTCCTCCCTGCCGCCCCCACCCAAATCGTCATCGTCGGGCTTTTCTTCCGGCGGCGGCTTCTCCGGCGGCGGCGGTGGTGGCGGTGGTGGCGGCGGCTGGTAA
- the glyS gene encoding glycine--tRNA ligase subunit beta, which yields MPDLLIELRSEEIPARLQRKAAGDLKKLLTDALVEAGLTYEGAREYWTPRRLTLDIRGLNARSADVREERKGPRTDANEKAIEGFLRGAGLSSISEAHVHSDPKKGDFYVAHIVKPGRPAEEMIAEAMPDIIRNFPWPKPMRSGVASAKPGSLRWVRPLQSIVCTFGSETEETHVIPFEVDGIVASNVTYGHRFHAPEAITVRRFADYAEKLEKAKVVLDGERRKEMILADARNVAFANGLELVEDEGLLEEVSGLVEWPQVLMGSFEEAYLEIPSEIIRLTIKTNQKCFVTRAPGADTLSNKFILVSNIEAKDGGKEIVHGNGKVVRARLSDAAHFWHRDQGNLPDLETLEASAKKFDLDLKKPLDQRMAKLDALKVTFHAKLGTEGERVARIRALAAELAKVTGADTKLVDRAVVLAKADLRTEAVGEFPELQGIMGHKYALLQGEQPAVADAIEDHYKPNGPSDRAPTDPVAVTVALADKLDKLVGFWAIDEKPTGSKDPYALRRAALGVIRLILEGKARLALLPAFETALVALRAQKPELSADISADLLSFFHDRLKVYLRDLGARHDLIDAVLTPDSDDLLMIARRVEALTAFITDEEGRNLLAGTKRATQILAAEEKKGTTVADAVDAGLFRLDAEKALHQAVEAGSGEAREAIAKEDFRSAMEALAKLRQPVDQFFNDVLVNDDDAAIRANRLALLGLIRSATGTVADFSKIAG from the coding sequence ATGCCCGATCTTCTTATCGAACTCCGCTCCGAGGAAATTCCTGCCCGCCTGCAGCGCAAGGCGGCCGGTGACCTCAAGAAGCTGCTGACCGATGCCCTGGTCGAAGCGGGCCTGACCTATGAGGGGGCGCGCGAGTACTGGACACCGCGCCGGCTGACGCTTGACATCCGCGGCCTCAACGCCCGCTCCGCCGATGTTCGCGAAGAGCGCAAGGGTCCGCGCACCGACGCCAACGAGAAGGCGATCGAAGGCTTCCTGCGCGGCGCCGGCCTTTCCTCGATCAGCGAGGCGCACGTCCATAGTGACCCGAAGAAGGGCGACTTCTACGTCGCCCATATCGTCAAGCCGGGCCGTCCCGCCGAAGAGATGATCGCCGAGGCGATGCCGGATATCATCCGCAATTTCCCCTGGCCGAAGCCGATGCGCTCCGGCGTGGCCTCGGCCAAGCCTGGTTCGCTCCGCTGGGTCCGCCCGCTGCAGTCGATCGTCTGCACCTTCGGTTCGGAAACCGAGGAAACCCATGTGATCCCGTTTGAAGTCGACGGCATCGTCGCCTCGAACGTCACCTATGGTCACCGCTTCCACGCGCCGGAAGCGATCACGGTTCGCCGCTTTGCCGACTATGCCGAGAAGCTGGAAAAGGCGAAGGTCGTTCTCGATGGCGAGCGCCGCAAGGAAATGATCCTGGCCGACGCCCGCAATGTCGCCTTCGCCAACGGCCTTGAGCTCGTCGAAGACGAAGGCCTGCTCGAAGAAGTCTCCGGCCTCGTCGAATGGCCGCAGGTGCTCATGGGCAGCTTTGAGGAAGCCTATCTCGAGATCCCCTCGGAAATCATCCGGCTGACGATCAAGACCAACCAGAAGTGCTTCGTCACCCGCGCGCCGGGCGCCGACACGCTCTCCAACAAGTTCATCCTCGTCTCGAACATCGAGGCGAAGGACGGCGGCAAGGAGATCGTGCACGGCAACGGCAAGGTCGTGCGCGCCCGTCTTTCGGACGCAGCGCATTTCTGGCACCGCGACCAGGGTAACTTGCCGGATCTCGAAACGCTGGAAGCATCCGCCAAGAAGTTCGATCTCGATCTGAAGAAGCCGCTCGATCAGCGCATGGCCAAGCTCGACGCATTGAAGGTCACCTTCCATGCCAAACTCGGCACGGAAGGTGAACGCGTTGCGCGCATTCGGGCGCTCGCGGCCGAACTTGCCAAGGTGACCGGTGCGGATACGAAGCTCGTCGATCGCGCCGTCGTGCTGGCCAAGGCCGACCTGCGCACCGAAGCTGTCGGCGAGTTCCCCGAGCTTCAGGGCATCATGGGACACAAATACGCGCTGCTTCAGGGCGAACAGCCTGCGGTCGCCGACGCGATCGAAGACCATTACAAGCCGAATGGCCCCTCGGACCGCGCTCCGACCGATCCGGTGGCGGTCACCGTCGCGCTTGCCGACAAGCTCGACAAGTTGGTCGGCTTCTGGGCAATCGACGAAAAACCGACCGGTTCGAAGGATCCTTACGCGCTGCGCCGTGCCGCACTCGGCGTCATCCGCCTGATCCTGGAAGGCAAGGCGCGCCTGGCGCTGCTACCCGCTTTCGAAACGGCGCTCGTGGCCCTTCGCGCGCAGAAGCCGGAACTTTCGGCTGACATTTCCGCCGACCTGCTCTCCTTCTTCCATGACCGCCTCAAGGTCTACCTGCGCGATCTCGGCGCCCGCCACGATCTGATCGACGCGGTGCTGACGCCGGATTCGGATGATCTTCTGATGATCGCCCGCCGCGTCGAGGCGCTGACCGCCTTCATCACTGACGAGGAAGGCCGCAACCTCCTCGCCGGCACCAAGCGCGCGACGCAGATCCTGGCAGCCGAAGAGAAGAAGGGAACGACCGTCGCCGACGCCGTCGATGCCGGCCTCTTCCGTCTCGATGCCGAAAAGGCGCTGCACCAGGCCGTCGAAGCCGGTTCGGGCGAGGCGCGCGAGGCGATCGCCAAGGAGGACTTCCGTTCGGCCATGGAAGCACTGGCAAAGCTGCGCCAGCCGGTCGACCAGTTCTTCAACGACGTGCTGGTCAATGACGACGATGCTGCGATCCGGGCCAACCGCCTGGCGCTGCTGGGTCTCATCCGCTCGGCCACCGGCACGGTCGCCGACTTCTCGAAGATCGCCGGCTAA
- a CDS encoding membrane protein codes for MPQLILLLIAGFVFWLGYRKFVADAQKLTRQREQARREEQTGAQGTLVQDPETGEYRLKRDGE; via the coding sequence ATGCCGCAACTCATCCTGCTCCTGATCGCAGGTTTCGTCTTCTGGCTCGGCTATCGCAAGTTCGTGGCGGATGCCCAGAAGCTGACGCGCCAGCGCGAACAGGCTCGCCGCGAGGAGCAGACCGGGGCGCAGGGAACGTTGGTGCAGGACCCGGAAACCGGCGAATACAGGCTGAAGCGCGACGGCGAGTGA
- a CDS encoding glycine--tRNA ligase subunit alpha produces MTTLPDHMNPKRSFQALILTLHNYWADKGCAVLQPYDMEVGAGTFHPATTLRALGPRPWRAAYVQPSRRPTDGRYGENPNRLQHYYQYQVILKPNPSNLQELYLGSLEAIGLDPLLHDIRFVEDDWESPTLGAWGLGWECWCDGMEVSQFTYFQQVCGIECSPVSGELTYGLERLAMYVQGVDNVYDLNFNGREGAEKISYGDVFLQAEQEYSRYNFEYANTAMLHQHFIDAEAECQALLAAGAPGDHSNNHLHKCVFPAYDQCIKASHVFNLLDARGVISVTERQSYILRVRTLAKACGEAFLLTDAGGANLNRDAA; encoded by the coding sequence ATGACCACTCTGCCTGATCATATGAACCCGAAGCGCTCGTTTCAGGCTCTGATCCTGACACTCCACAATTACTGGGCCGATAAGGGTTGCGCCGTGCTGCAGCCCTACGACATGGAAGTGGGCGCCGGTACCTTCCATCCGGCAACGACCCTGCGCGCGCTGGGCCCGCGTCCCTGGCGTGCGGCTTACGTCCAGCCGTCGCGTCGCCCGACCGATGGCCGCTACGGCGAAAACCCGAACCGCCTGCAGCACTACTATCAGTATCAGGTAATCCTGAAGCCGAACCCGTCCAACCTGCAGGAACTCTATCTCGGCTCGCTCGAGGCGATCGGCCTCGACCCGCTGCTGCACGATATCCGCTTTGTCGAGGATGACTGGGAAAGCCCGACGCTCGGCGCTTGGGGTCTCGGCTGGGAGTGCTGGTGCGACGGCATGGAAGTGTCGCAGTTCACCTATTTCCAGCAGGTCTGCGGCATCGAGTGCTCGCCGGTTTCGGGGGAACTGACCTACGGTCTCGAACGCCTCGCCATGTATGTGCAGGGCGTCGACAACGTCTACGACCTGAACTTCAACGGTCGCGAGGGTGCCGAGAAGATCAGCTATGGCGATGTCTTCCTGCAGGCCGAACAGGAATATTCGCGCTACAATTTCGAATACGCCAACACGGCGATGCTGCATCAGCACTTCATCGATGCGGAAGCCGAGTGCCAGGCGTTGCTGGCTGCCGGAGCACCGGGCGACCACAGCAACAACCACCTGCACAAATGCGTCTTCCCAGCCTACGACCAGTGCATCAAGGCAAGCCATGTGTTCAACCTGCTCGATGCCCGCGGCGTGATCTCGGTCACCGAGCGCCAGAGCTACATCCTTAGGGTGCGCACGCTCGCCAAGGCCTGCGGCGAAGCCTTCCTGTTGACCGACGCCGGTGGCGCGAACCTCAACCGGGACGCCGCTTGA
- a CDS encoding cupin domain-containing protein gives MNVATKTYKPINFAEKLSLFSDQWQPRVLAELNDYQFKIVRIEGDFIWHDHKDTDEAFIVIEGTLRIDFRDGSVTLGPGEMYVVPKGVEHKPYAEHEVKMLLIEPRGTLNTGHEGGERTAQNDRWI, from the coding sequence ATGAATGTCGCGACGAAGACCTACAAGCCGATCAATTTCGCTGAGAAGCTCTCGCTCTTCAGCGATCAGTGGCAGCCGCGCGTCCTTGCCGAACTCAACGACTACCAGTTCAAGATCGTGCGCATCGAGGGCGACTTCATCTGGCACGATCACAAGGATACCGACGAGGCCTTCATCGTCATCGAGGGCACGCTGCGGATCGATTTTCGCGACGGGTCCGTGACGCTCGGTCCCGGCGAAATGTACGTCGTGCCGAAGGGCGTCGAACACAAGCCCTATGCGGAGCACGAGGTGAAGATGCTCTTGATCGAGCCGCGCGGCACGCTCAACACCGGGCATGAGGGTGGCGAACGCACCGCGCAAAACGACCGCTGGATCTGA
- a CDS encoding 3-phosphoshikimate 1-carboxyvinyltransferase, whose product MTSDSMKKLTILPTDHPLRGHVRPPGSKSITNRALLLAGLAKGTSRLTGGLKSDDTRYMAEALRAMGVEVSEPDETTFVVTSTGKLLPPAAPLFLGNAGTATRFLTAAAALVDGTVVVDGDQHMRKRPIKPLVEALGTLGVEVTSETGCPPVTVKGTGGFPAGRVVIDAGLSSQYVSALLMAAPGAKGPVNIELAGDEIGARGYIDLTVAAMRAFGAEVEQLSPSVWQVAPTGYKAADYVIEPDASAATYLWAAEVLTGGAIDIGVPADAFSQPDARAHAVIASFPNLPAVIDGSQMQDAIPTIAVLAAFNNTPVRFVGLANLRVKECDRVRALSLGLTAIRPDLAHEEGDDLIVSSDPTLAGQTLPASIDTFADHRIAMSFALAGLKIHGIAIEDPGCVAKTYPAYWDALASLGVEFTGDRP is encoded by the coding sequence ATGACCTCCGATAGCATGAAAAAACTGACCATCCTGCCGACCGACCACCCGCTCCGCGGTCATGTGCGCCCGCCGGGCTCGAAGTCGATCACCAACCGGGCGCTGCTTCTGGCCGGCCTTGCCAAGGGCACGAGCCGGCTGACGGGTGGCTTGAAGAGCGACGACACCCGCTACATGGCGGAAGCCTTGCGCGCGATGGGCGTCGAAGTCAGCGAGCCGGATGAAACGACCTTCGTCGTCACCAGCACGGGCAAGTTGCTCCCGCCGGCAGCTCCCTTGTTCCTCGGCAATGCCGGAACGGCGACACGCTTCCTGACGGCTGCTGCCGCGCTCGTCGATGGCACGGTCGTGGTCGATGGCGACCAGCACATGCGCAAGCGGCCGATCAAGCCCTTGGTCGAAGCACTCGGAACGCTCGGCGTCGAAGTCACCTCCGAAACCGGCTGCCCGCCGGTCACCGTCAAAGGCACCGGCGGCTTCCCGGCCGGTCGCGTCGTCATCGATGCCGGCCTGTCGAGCCAGTATGTCTCGGCCCTGCTGATGGCGGCCCCCGGCGCCAAGGGTCCTGTCAACATCGAGCTTGCCGGCGACGAGATCGGCGCGCGCGGTTACATCGACCTAACGGTTGCCGCCATGCGTGCCTTCGGCGCCGAAGTCGAGCAGCTGAGCCCCTCCGTCTGGCAGGTCGCGCCGACCGGCTACAAGGCAGCCGACTATGTCATCGAGCCGGATGCTTCGGCGGCGACCTATCTCTGGGCTGCGGAAGTCCTGACCGGCGGCGCCATCGATATCGGCGTTCCGGCGGACGCCTTCTCGCAGCCGGATGCCCGCGCCCATGCGGTGATCGCGAGCTTCCCGAACCTGCCCGCCGTCATCGACGGCTCGCAGATGCAGGACGCGATCCCGACGATCGCCGTGCTTGCCGCCTTCAACAACACGCCGGTGCGCTTCGTCGGTCTCGCCAACCTGCGCGTCAAGGAATGCGACCGCGTGCGCGCGCTGTCGCTCGGTCTGACCGCGATCCGGCCGGATCTGGCGCACGAGGAAGGCGACGACCTGATCGTCTCTTCCGATCCCACGCTTGCCGGCCAGACCTTGCCCGCCTCGATCGACACCTTCGCCGACCATCGCATCGCCATGAGCTTTGCGCTTGCCGGCCTGAAGATCCACGGCATCGCCATCGAAGATCCCGGCTGCGTTGCCAAAACGTACCCGGCCTATTGGGATGCACTCGCTTCGCTCGGCGTCGAATTCACCGGCGACCGGCCTTGA